In Rhododendron vialii isolate Sample 1 chromosome 9a, ASM3025357v1, the following are encoded in one genomic region:
- the LOC131299702 gene encoding uncharacterized protein LOC131299702, which translates to MRIAIKAQVLADFLAEYTYPEPDELPKEEPKPWVLQVDGSTTREASGAEYEALVVGLELAKAIGANHVLAKSDSQLVVGQVLGEYTVKEEVMQKYLDKVKAQVAKLQSFSIVRIPREENIEADYLAKLATAKEDAIPGNTPVRYLELSSIFAPNVQVQAIDYNSSWAGPIVEYITNGTLPDDKDKARQLKIKAAKYLMMGDMLYRRSFSLPYLRCLTTAESIRAMEEVNQGVYGDHQGSRMLAYKLLRLGYYWRSMQKDCNSMVQKCEKCQRFVNIIHGSPTTLTPMKGPWPFAQWGVDLIGPLLKAAGQVQHAIIAVDYFTKWVEAKALATITAEVTIDFLWKIIISRFGYHE; encoded by the exons ATGAGGATTGCCATCAAAGCACAAGTCCTTGCAGATTTCCTTGCGGAATACACTTATCCAGAACCAGATGAGTTACCCAAAGAGGAACCAAAACCTTGGGTCCTTCAGGTTGATGGATCAACAACCAGAGAAGCAAGCGGAGCTG AATATGAAGCTCTTGTCGTTGGATTGGAACTGGCTAAGGCCATTGGTGCCAACCATGTGTTAGCCAAAAGTGATTCACAGTTGGTTGTAGGACAAGTCCTAGGAGAATACACTGTGAAAGAAGAGGTAATGCAGAAGTACTTGGATAAAGTAAAGGCCCAAGTTGCTAAGCTACAAAGCTTCAGTATTGTCAGGATCCCAAGGGAGGAGAACATTGAAGCTGATTATTTGGCAAAACTGGCCACGGCTAAGGAGGATGCTATTCCAGGGAATACCCCAGTACGATACTTGGAATTATCAAGTATCTTTGCCCCAAACGTACAAGTTCAAGCTATTGACTACAACAGTTCATGGGCAGGCCCCATAGTTGAGTACATAACAAATGGGACCTTACCAGACGACAAGGACAAAGCTAGGCAGCTCAAGATCAAGGCTGCAAAATACCTAATGATGGGAGATATGCTGTATAGAAGGAGCTTCTCATTACCATACCTTAGATGTCTGACCACGGCAGAATCTATACGGGCTATGGAAGAGGTCAACCAAGGGGTATATGGGGACCACCAAGGTAGCCGCATGTTAGCCTACAAACTCCTTAGGTTGGGATACTACTGGCGAAGCATGCAAAAAGATTGCAACTCTATGGTCCAAAAATGTGAGAAATGCCAACGCTTTGTAAACATCATTCATGGATCCCCCACGACCTTAACTCCAATGAAGGGACCTTGGccgtttgcccaatggggaGTAGACCTAATTGGCCCACTCCTTAAAGCAGCAGGCCAAGTCCAGCATGCCATTATAGCTGtggattattttacaaagtgggtCGAAGCTAAGGCACTGGCCACAATCACAGCAGAGGTTACAATTGATTTCTTATGGAAGATAATCATTAGCCGTTTTGGTTACCACGAGTGA